A window of the Cucurbita pepo subsp. pepo cultivar mu-cu-16 chromosome LG01, ASM280686v2, whole genome shotgun sequence genome harbors these coding sequences:
- the LOC111781793 gene encoding MLO-like protein 12 isoform X2, protein MSSGERLVNFDASNFAARLWLEKKHKPALVEALEKVKAELMLLGFISLLLTIGQDAVTQICVSKELAATWLPCAARVKEGVKVTKNSRLKLLEFLDPDYGSRRILASKGDDACAKKGQLAFVSAYGIHQLHIFIFVLAAFHILYCITILALGRTKMSKWKAWEDETKTIEYQYYNDPARFRFARDTTFGRRHLSFWSRTPISLWIVCFFRQFFRSVTKVDYMTLRHGFIVAHLPPGSEVKFDFHKYISRSLEDDFKVVVGISPAMWIFAVFLILTNTNGWYSYLWMPFISLIIILLVGTKLQVIITEMGLTIQERGHVVKGVPTVQPRDDLFWFGRPQLILFLIHFVLFTNAFQLAFFAWTSYAFKWRACFHQRIEDIVIRLLMGIIIHVLCSYGTLPLYALVTQMGTNMRPTIFNDRVASALKNWHHNAKKNTKHPHNPDSTSPFSSRPTTPTHGMSPIHLLHKQQHSSTSPRLSDGEPDRWDIEEMPPSSHHSSRAHDHQELEHSVMNREQEMTVQQLSSSETGSTTRPVRAQHEITKSPSDFSFAK, encoded by the exons ATGTCGAGTGGAGAAAGACTCGTCAACTTTGACGCCTCAAATTTTGCTGCTCGGCTG TGGCTGGAGAAAAAGCACAAGCCAGCTCTTGTTGAAGCTCTAGAAAAGGTTAAAGCAG AGCTTATGCTGTTGGGATTTATATCCCTACTTCTGACGATAGGCCAAGATGCTGTCACTCAAATTTGCGTTTCAAAGGAGCTTGCGGCAACTTGGCTTCCCTGTGCAGCAAGAGTTAAGGAAGGAGTAAAGGTTACCAAGAACAGTCGTCTTAAACTCCTTGAATTTTTAGATCCTGACTATGGTTCAAGGCGTATTTTAGCTTCAAAAGGAGATGATGCATGTGCCAAGAAG GGCCAACTCGCTTTTGTGTCGGCATATGGAATTCACCAGCTCCATATTTTCATCTTTGTATTGGCTGCCTTCCATATTCTGTACTGCATCACCATTTTGGCTTTGGGCAGAACAAAG ATGAGCAAATGGAAGGCCTGGGAGGACGAGACAAAGACCATTGAATACCAGTACTATAATG ATCCAGCAAGATTTAGATTTGCGAGAGATACCACGTTTGGACGCCGACACTTGAGCTTTTGGAGTCGTACACCAATTTCCCTCTGGATT GTTTGTTTCTTCAGACAATTCTTTAGATCAGTTACCAAGGTTGATTACATGACACTGAGACATGGATTCATCGTT GCACATTTGCCACCTGGAAGTGaagtaaaatttgattttcacaAATACATTAGCAGATCTCTCGAAGATGACTTCAAAGTTGTCGTGGGGATTAG TCCAGCGATGTGGATATTTGCTGTTTTCTTAATCCTAACCAACACAAATG GGTGGTATTCGTATCTATGGATGCCTTTCATCTCCTTAATT ATAATTCTATTGGTCGGAACGAAGCTACAAGTTATCATAACCGAGATGGGACTGACAATTCAAGAAAGGGGCCATGTTGTGAAGGGTGTTCCCACCGTTCAGCCCCGGGATGACCTCTTTTGGTTCGGACGCCCGCAACTTATTCTCTTCCTGATTCACTTCGTTCTCTTTACG AATGCTTTTCAGCTTGCCTTCTTTGCTTGGACCTCA TACGCATTTAAGTGGAGAGCTTGCTTCCATCAGCGAATTGAAGATATTGTCATCAGGCTCTTAATGGG GATTATCATTCATGTTCTATGCAGTTATGGGACACTCCCACTCTATGCTTTGGTGACTCAG ATGGGCACTAACATGAGACCAACCATTTTCAACGACCGAGTGGCGTCGGCGTTGAAGAACTGGCACCACAATGCCAAGAAGAACACGAAGCACCCGCACAACCCAGATAGTACCTCGCCTTTCTCAAGCAGGCCGACTACTCCAACACACGGCATGTCTCCCATTCACCTTCTGCACAAACAGCAGCACAGCAGCACATCTCCCAGGCTATCCGATGGCGAACCAGATCGTTGGGACATTGAAGAGATGCCTCCTTCTTCACACCATAGTAGTAGAGCCCATGATCATCAAGAACTCGAACATTCTGTGATGAATAGAGAACAGGAGATGACAGTTCAACAGCTGAGTTCATCGGAGACCGGTTCCACAACACGTCCTGTTCGTGCTCAACACGAAATCACCAAAAGCCCCTCAGACTTCTCATTTGCCAAATGA
- the LOC111781793 gene encoding MLO-like protein 12 isoform X1: MAECGTEQRTLEDTSTWAVAVVCFFLVVISIFIEHVIHLTGKWLEKKHKPALVEALEKVKAELMLLGFISLLLTIGQDAVTQICVSKELAATWLPCAARVKEGVKVTKNSRLKLLEFLDPDYGSRRILASKGDDACAKKGQLAFVSAYGIHQLHIFIFVLAAFHILYCITILALGRTKMSKWKAWEDETKTIEYQYYNDPARFRFARDTTFGRRHLSFWSRTPISLWIVCFFRQFFRSVTKVDYMTLRHGFIVAHLPPGSEVKFDFHKYISRSLEDDFKVVVGISPAMWIFAVFLILTNTNGWYSYLWMPFISLIIILLVGTKLQVIITEMGLTIQERGHVVKGVPTVQPRDDLFWFGRPQLILFLIHFVLFTNAFQLAFFAWTSYAFKWRACFHQRIEDIVIRLLMGIIIHVLCSYGTLPLYALVTQMGTNMRPTIFNDRVASALKNWHHNAKKNTKHPHNPDSTSPFSSRPTTPTHGMSPIHLLHKQQHSSTSPRLSDGEPDRWDIEEMPPSSHHSSRAHDHQELEHSVMNREQEMTVQQLSSSETGSTTRPVRAQHEITKSPSDFSFAK; encoded by the exons ATGGCTGAGTGTGGAACAGAGCAGCGTACTTTGGAAGATACTTCAACTTGGGCTGTTGcggttgtttgttttttcttggttgttatttcaatcttcattgaaCATGTCATTCACCTCACTGGAAAG TGGCTGGAGAAAAAGCACAAGCCAGCTCTTGTTGAAGCTCTAGAAAAGGTTAAAGCAG AGCTTATGCTGTTGGGATTTATATCCCTACTTCTGACGATAGGCCAAGATGCTGTCACTCAAATTTGCGTTTCAAAGGAGCTTGCGGCAACTTGGCTTCCCTGTGCAGCAAGAGTTAAGGAAGGAGTAAAGGTTACCAAGAACAGTCGTCTTAAACTCCTTGAATTTTTAGATCCTGACTATGGTTCAAGGCGTATTTTAGCTTCAAAAGGAGATGATGCATGTGCCAAGAAG GGCCAACTCGCTTTTGTGTCGGCATATGGAATTCACCAGCTCCATATTTTCATCTTTGTATTGGCTGCCTTCCATATTCTGTACTGCATCACCATTTTGGCTTTGGGCAGAACAAAG ATGAGCAAATGGAAGGCCTGGGAGGACGAGACAAAGACCATTGAATACCAGTACTATAATG ATCCAGCAAGATTTAGATTTGCGAGAGATACCACGTTTGGACGCCGACACTTGAGCTTTTGGAGTCGTACACCAATTTCCCTCTGGATT GTTTGTTTCTTCAGACAATTCTTTAGATCAGTTACCAAGGTTGATTACATGACACTGAGACATGGATTCATCGTT GCACATTTGCCACCTGGAAGTGaagtaaaatttgattttcacaAATACATTAGCAGATCTCTCGAAGATGACTTCAAAGTTGTCGTGGGGATTAG TCCAGCGATGTGGATATTTGCTGTTTTCTTAATCCTAACCAACACAAATG GGTGGTATTCGTATCTATGGATGCCTTTCATCTCCTTAATT ATAATTCTATTGGTCGGAACGAAGCTACAAGTTATCATAACCGAGATGGGACTGACAATTCAAGAAAGGGGCCATGTTGTGAAGGGTGTTCCCACCGTTCAGCCCCGGGATGACCTCTTTTGGTTCGGACGCCCGCAACTTATTCTCTTCCTGATTCACTTCGTTCTCTTTACG AATGCTTTTCAGCTTGCCTTCTTTGCTTGGACCTCA TACGCATTTAAGTGGAGAGCTTGCTTCCATCAGCGAATTGAAGATATTGTCATCAGGCTCTTAATGGG GATTATCATTCATGTTCTATGCAGTTATGGGACACTCCCACTCTATGCTTTGGTGACTCAG ATGGGCACTAACATGAGACCAACCATTTTCAACGACCGAGTGGCGTCGGCGTTGAAGAACTGGCACCACAATGCCAAGAAGAACACGAAGCACCCGCACAACCCAGATAGTACCTCGCCTTTCTCAAGCAGGCCGACTACTCCAACACACGGCATGTCTCCCATTCACCTTCTGCACAAACAGCAGCACAGCAGCACATCTCCCAGGCTATCCGATGGCGAACCAGATCGTTGGGACATTGAAGAGATGCCTCCTTCTTCACACCATAGTAGTAGAGCCCATGATCATCAAGAACTCGAACATTCTGTGATGAATAGAGAACAGGAGATGACAGTTCAACAGCTGAGTTCATCGGAGACCGGTTCCACAACACGTCCTGTTCGTGCTCAACACGAAATCACCAAAAGCCCCTCAGACTTCTCATTTGCCAAATGA
- the LOC111789687 gene encoding probable ubiquitin-conjugating enzyme E2 C codes for MEVRPNPTSDNSSITQHHLTSSPLKQPAASSNPIDSNAVSQRLQKELMSLMMSGGDLGVSAFPEGEGIFTWRGTIEGGKGTAYEGLSYKLSLHFPMDYPFKPPLVKFETLCFHPNVDQYGNICLDILQDKWSSAYDCRTILLSIQSLLGEPNPESPLNSYAATLWNDNNKEDYRKMVYKQYFSGAALDG; via the exons ATGGAGGTGAGACCCAATCCGACTTCCGACAACTCGTCAATCACACAGCATCATCTAACCAGTTCTCCATTGAAGCAGCCTGCGGCGTCTTCTAATCCTATCGATTCCAACGCTGTTTCGCAGAG GCTGCAAAAGGAATTGATGTCACTGATG ATGAGTGGAGGTGATCTTGGTGTATCAGCTTTTCCGGAAGGTGAGGGCATTTTCACATGGAGAGGCACGATTGAGGGTGGGAAAGGAACTGCATATGAGGGTTTGTCTTACAAACTCTCTTTACATTTTCCCATGGACTATCCTTTCAAGCCACCCCTTGTTAAGTTCGAGACGTTGTGCTTCCATCCAAATGTCGATCAATATGGCAACATATGCCTCGACATTCTCCAG GACAAGTGGTCTTCGGCATACGATTGTAGAACCATTCTTTTGTCTATTCAAAGCCTATTAGGAG AGCCCAACCCAGAGAGTCCTCTCAACAGCTATGCTGCTACTCTGTGGAATGACAATAACAAGGAAG ATTACAGAAAGATGGTGTACAAACAGTATTTTTCTGGTGCAGCCTTAGACGGCTGA
- the LOC111806827 gene encoding uncharacterized protein LOC111806827 codes for MAAMAMAASSSFCRPLPELASGRARNPALLNRRRPRVVANWGHFGDVVRKDVEFIKVGLNRGIRWANDAFRIPQVSKTVDDLLWLRNIEDPQAVNLPTPSPPQPSYPELSGVDLFMADLKALEAYAVYYYSLSKIWTKPLPEVYDPQSVAEYFGCRPHVVGLRLLEVFSSFATAAIRIRMSRVQKFLGPGLDGENDESKSKFGSVLKETLLNLGPTFIKVGQSLSTRPDIIGSEISKALSELHDQIPPFPRTIAMKIIEEELGSPIESFFSDISEEPVAAASFGQVYRGRTLDGISVAVKVQRPNMLHVVVRDVYILRLGLGFLQKIAKRKSDLRLYADELGKGLLGELDYNLEATNATEFWETHSHFSFIHVPKVFRHLSRRRVLTMEWISGDSPTDLLTISTEKTSSAYSERQKVDAKRRLLDLVNKGVEATLVQLLDTGLLHADPHPGNLRYIPSGQIGFLDFGLLCRMEEKHQLAMLASIVHIVNGDWANLVQALAEMDVVRPGTNLRRVTLDLEYALGELEFKDGIPDVKFSKVLGKIWSIALKYQFRMPPYYTLMLRSLASLEGLALAADKDFKTFEAAFPYVVQKLLTENSIPTRKILHSVVLNKKKEFQWKRIALFLRVGAMRKGLQRMAAPHNEAAIEYSTVKANSDLDVVNLITRLLVSKEGAVLRRLVMTANGASLIQAMVSKEAKFFRQQLCTIVADIIHQWALRTLGQGNRATGTTIKTGIPSDRRGGRSSSQLTTGQIDYSSFLNDRRIKLLFSKVLKSAGKKPVLMLKFFWTSIIILATASAMACHRTVVSLSELYLGPISLAPKRYAVPA; via the exons ATGGCGGCAATGGCGATGGCGGCATCTTCATCGTTTTGCCGACCTCTGCCTGAATTAGCCTCGGGGCGGGCCAGAAATCCGGCGTTGCTGAATAGGAGGAGGCCACGAGTTGTGGCGAATTGGGGGCATTTCGGGGATGTGGTTCGCAAGGATGTGGAGTTTATAAAGGTTGGATTGAACAGAGGGATTCGGTGGGCGAATGATGCTTTTCGAATTCCGCAGGTTTCGAAGACCGTCGACGATCTTTTATGGCTTCGCAACATTGAGGATCCTCAAGCTGTTAATCTTCCGACTCCTTCTCCGCCGCAACCTTCGTATCCAG AACTCTCTGGTGTAGATTTGTTCATGGCTGATCTTAAAGCCTTAGAAGCATATGccgtttattattattctctaTCTAAAATTTGGACAAAACCACTTCCTGAGGTCTATGATCCACAAAGTGTTGCTGAATATTTCGGTTGCAGGCCTCATGTCGTGGGCCTTCGATTGCTAgag GTATTTTCCTCCTTTGCTACTGCAGCAATAAGGATTCGAATGTCTAGAGTTCAAAAGTTTCTGGGGCCAGGCTTAGATGGAGAAAACGATgaatcaaaatccaaatttggGTCGGTGCTCAAGGAAACCCTCTTAAACTTGGGCCCTACTTTCATCAAAG TTGGTCAGTCCCTTTCTACAAGACCCGATATCATTGGTAGTGAAATTTCAAAG GCTTTGTCTGAGCTACATGATCAAATTCCTCCTTTTCCCAGGACCATTGCTATGAAAATTATTGAGGAAGAATTAGGTTCTCCAATAGAATCGTTTTTCAGCGACATCTCTGAAGAACCTGTGGCTGCAGCATCTTTTGGTCAG GTCTATCGTGGAAGAACACTCGATGGCATTAGTGTGGCTGTGAAGGTTCAACGCCCTAATATGCTTCATGTGGTCGTGCGTGATGTCTATATTCTTCGACTTGGG CTTGGATTCTTGCAAAAGATAGCAAAGAGAAAAAGTGACCTTCGATTGTATGCTGATgaactagggaaaggtttgcTTGGGGAATTGGATTATAATTTAGAGGCCACCAATGCAACAGAGTTTTGG GAAACTCATTCCCATTTCTCATTTATACATGTGCCCAAAGTTTTCAGACATTTAAGCCGAAGGAGAGTCTTGACTATGGAGTGGATTTCTGGTGATAGTCCAACTGATTTACTCACTATATCTACTGAGAAAACAAGCTCAGCGTATTCAGAGAGGCAAAAAGTTGACGCCAAAAGGCGTCTTCTGGATCTG GTTAACAAAGGAGTTGAGGCAACATTAGTCCAGCTTCTCGATACTGGATTACTTCATGCCGATCCACACCCCGGAAACTTGCGTTACATACCTTCAGGACAAATAGG GTTTCTAGACTTCGGTTTACTTTGTCGGATGGAGGAGAAGCATCAATTAGCAATGCTTGCGTCGATTGTTCACATTGTAAATGGGGATTGGGCTAACCTTGTTCAAGCTCTTGCTGAAATGGATGTTGTGAGGCCAGGGACTAATTTACGACGTGTTACCTTG GATTTGGAATATGCCTTGGGAGAATTAGAATTTAAAGATGGAATTCCTGATGTAAAGTTCAGTAAG GTTCTTGGCAAAATCTGGTCTATAGCCCTCAAGTATCAGTTCCGCATGCCTCCATACTATACACTAATGCTACGGTCTCTTGCCTCCTTGGAAG GTCTGGCACTAGCGGCAGATAAAGATTTCAAGACATTTGAAGCTGCATTTCCTTATGTAGTTCAGAAACTTCTTACTGAAAATTCCATTCCTACCCGGAAGATATTACATTCG GTGGTcctaaacaaaaagaaagaatttcaATGGAAAAGAATTGCTCTTTTTCTCCGAGTAGGTGCAATGAG GAAAGGTTTGCAACGAATGGCAGCTCCACATAATGAGGCAGCCATTGAATATTCAACCGTTAAAGCTAATAGTGACCTTGATgttgtaaatttaattacaagGCTATTGGTATCCAAAGAAGGTGCAGTGCTTAGAAGACTTGTAATGACCGCA AATGGAGCTTCACTGATCCAAGCAATGGTTTCTAAAGAGGCAAAGTTCTTCCGTCAACAACTCTGCACAATTGTGGCTGATATAATACACCAATGGGCACTTAGAACGCTAGGACAGGGCAACCGAGCTACCGGTACGACGATTAAAACAGGAATTCCATCCGACAGGAGAGGAGGGCGGAGTAGTTCACAGTTAACAACAGGCCAAATTGATTACAGTTCCTTCTTGAATGACCGGCGGATCAAATTGCTTTTCTCTAAGGTGCTCAAATCAGCTGGCAAAAAACCAGTTTTAATGCTCAAGTTCTTCTGGACATCCATCATAATTTTGGCAACAGCTTCTGCAATGGCTTGTCACCGGACTGTTGTGTCCTTGTCTGAACTCTATTTGGGTCCCATATCACTTGCTCCCAAGCGATATGCTGTACCTGCATGA